From a single Methylosinus sp. H3A genomic region:
- a CDS encoding BamA/TamA family outer membrane protein has protein sequence MKRFLGVTALLAFGGQEAASPARAFDLFGLLGATEETPEPSRDALPYRIEFVGLDEAEGLARNLQDASNSWRRRLQAPPTGAGLARRVVADFPRLAEALWASGYYDAEIRATVAGVPVRPDGHGADVAAAAAERLRGQALAPIRIEIVPGPLFRLRNVVILDARDGKPLDEALLSQKSLERDKEEPARAAALQSMQTGWIDALRANSFPLAKVVAAKPTILHPEKAMDVVVTIDPGPRAGIGEATVSGSPSIDPQVIRSFIYLEEGEAYSPKKLADTRKSVGRLEAVGSVKVEDGDKLDANGNLPIFVQTSERKRHTVGADAFFSNVDGPGLRAYWTDRNLFGGAERLRFDVEGGLAPFGGAASYKGLSSIRLRDVIGRAKASFVKPALFGSRDDLLLDMSFVRERTDYYGAAFGNASAAIRHRFSDSASVQAGLEFERGHTFDAFGPHDYSLLGFPLSASYDGTDELLAPTNGFRAVANVTPYVKAFGDSVGMVQSKTQISGYKALDEDGWYVLAGRMAAGSIVGASIEDIPASHRFFAGGGGSVRGYRYRSLSPDAGLRFPVGGRSLLEGSAEARIKVTREIGVVPFYDIGSAFSSPVPDFRSSMRSSVGVGLRYYTGIGPVRLDVATPLGRRPGENRFAIFIGVGESF, from the coding sequence GTGAAGCGTTTCCTGGGCGTGACGGCGCTCCTGGCGTTCGGCGGGCAGGAGGCGGCCTCGCCCGCCCGCGCATTCGATCTGTTCGGCCTCCTCGGCGCCACCGAGGAGACGCCCGAGCCGAGCCGCGACGCGCTGCCCTATAGAATCGAATTCGTCGGCCTCGACGAGGCGGAGGGCCTCGCCCGCAATCTTCAGGACGCCTCCAACAGCTGGCGGCGGCGCCTGCAGGCGCCGCCCACCGGCGCCGGGCTGGCGCGGCGCGTCGTCGCGGATTTTCCCCGCCTCGCCGAAGCGCTATGGGCGAGCGGCTATTATGATGCGGAGATAAGGGCGACGGTCGCCGGCGTCCCGGTGCGGCCGGACGGCCATGGCGCCGATGTCGCGGCCGCCGCCGCGGAACGGCTGCGCGGCCAAGCGCTCGCGCCGATCCGCATAGAGATCGTCCCCGGCCCGCTGTTCCGGCTGCGCAATGTCGTCATTCTCGACGCGCGCGACGGCAAGCCGCTCGACGAAGCGCTGCTCTCGCAAAAGTCGCTGGAGCGCGACAAGGAGGAGCCGGCCCGCGCCGCCGCCCTGCAATCCATGCAGACAGGCTGGATCGACGCGCTGCGCGCCAATTCTTTTCCGCTCGCCAAGGTCGTCGCGGCGAAGCCGACCATTCTGCATCCCGAAAAGGCGATGGATGTCGTCGTCACGATCGATCCGGGCCCGCGCGCGGGAATCGGCGAGGCGACGGTGAGCGGCTCGCCCAGCATAGACCCGCAAGTGATCCGCTCTTTCATCTATCTCGAAGAGGGCGAGGCCTATAGTCCGAAGAAGCTCGCCGATACACGCAAATCCGTCGGCCGGCTGGAGGCCGTCGGCTCGGTGAAGGTGGAGGACGGCGACAAGCTCGACGCAAACGGCAATCTGCCGATCTTCGTGCAGACGAGCGAGCGCAAGCGGCATACGGTGGGCGCCGACGCCTTTTTCTCCAATGTCGATGGGCCGGGCCTGCGCGCCTATTGGACCGACCGCAATCTGTTCGGCGGCGCCGAGCGGCTGCGTTTCGATGTCGAGGGCGGCCTCGCGCCCTTCGGTGGCGCGGCGAGCTACAAGGGCCTCTCCTCGATCCGCCTGAGAGACGTCATCGGCCGCGCCAAGGCGAGCTTCGTGAAGCCTGCTCTGTTCGGATCGCGCGACGATCTGCTGCTCGATATGAGCTTCGTGCGCGAGAGGACCGACTATTATGGGGCAGCGTTCGGAAACGCCTCGGCCGCGATCCGCCATCGCTTCAGCGATTCCGCCTCCGTGCAGGCGGGGCTGGAATTCGAGCGCGGCCATACGTTCGACGCCTTCGGCCCGCATGATTATTCGCTGCTCGGCTTCCCGCTCTCGGCCAGTTACGACGGAACCGACGAGCTGCTCGCGCCGACCAACGGCTTTCGCGCCGTCGCCAATGTCACGCCTTATGTGAAGGCCTTCGGCGACAGCGTCGGCATGGTGCAATCCAAGACGCAAATCTCCGGCTATAAGGCCCTGGACGAGGACGGCTGGTATGTCCTCGCCGGCCGCATGGCGGCGGGCTCGATCGTCGGCGCGAGCATAGAAGACATACCCGCGAGCCATCGTTTCTTCGCCGGCGGCGGCGGCTCGGTGCGCGGCTATCGCTATCGCTCGCTGAGCCCGGACGCCGGCCTCCGCTTTCCCGTCGGCGGACGCAGCCTGCTCGAGGGCTCGGCCGAGGCGCGCATAAAGGTGACGCGCGAGATCGGCGTCGTGCCCTTCTACGACATCGGCTCCGCCTTCTCCTCTCCCGTCCCGGATTTCCGCTCGTCGATGCGCTCATCGGTCGGCGTCGGCCTGCGCTATTACACAGGGATCGGCCCCGTCCGCCTCGATGTGGCGACGCCGCTCGGCCGGCGTCCCGGCGAGAACAGATTTGCGATCTTCATCGGCGTCGGGGAGTCGTTTTGA
- a CDS encoding translocation/assembly module TamB domain-containing protein: MRFRLRRILAYALGALLLLAVAGALALRMQIREGKSFLADLVSRAASSPDMKVDIGAFEDPLSAHPLLRDISLADRDGVFAKIDRIALDWSPSALFALRVDVETLAIGAIEVARRPAPARATAETSKSGGGSFALPDLPVRIRLGRLALDSLSLGEPVLGAAAKFTASGDAALDNGARLALDIRRLDAPGSITAKADIAADGRKITLAVTAQEPEGGAIARLAALPGLPPVDIALTGEGGLDDFAARLAARAGEKIGAEGRAHLTRDGAARRLEFDLENRLAPLLPAAAAPLFEGTTQLAGAASLRDDGALTGDIAIRSRTSADGAPRPLDLAIALKGVPKDERMSATLSGTLAAPALSAPVLEKLLGKRLALGGAVASLPGGGLRFEGLSLRGDHLSAKIDGAAMREALDVGARIDIADLAPADPRLSGRVEISLKATGSSDRPNADFDARIEGGRLDGHAIQKLALYGSAHDLTGALSATATLDGAIDGAPARGKLNARKDAGWRLDNLDLAIGRATLRGAVTLDAQGLANGRLSLAAPDLDDLSALALRKLSGALQADIRLDASQGAQNATIDAKGTRIRAADASIERLSATLSGHDLLRKPALDGSVAVDSARIGGKTISKARLTAAPAGAATALDLAVDAEGFAIASRSMLTPGERTRLDIQSLSAQRAGKRIALAAPASVTLGGGSVELKGLAFAVGAGRLDIDGAIGERLDLTARARAIPLSIAAIADASLALDGALDAEARITGDKKSPSGDWKIKIAKLSAPQLRSNGLPPLDIAAHGALAGARTSLDANIVLGAGGRFAITGSAPIDAAGALDLKVKGEADAKLADTALAANGQSLRGKANVDLRIAGSLAAPAIEGGVTLANGSFSDPLNGVYLDHIDAKLDGHGREIAITRLTALTKNGGQIAATGNIAVEPQAGMPGAIRIKAKNAQLVSSDLVSATADLDLDIGGPLARAPKVSGRVTLTTMEVNVPDRLPASFQAPRGAVHISPRAFAKEMLALEAKEKARAAKHSPFDATIDLALAAPNRIFVRGRGIDAEFGGELKLSGTIQKPVVNGAFDLRRGKLQLLTQRIDLTRGKLTFAGGLVPQLDFTAETTASDVTAKIGVSGPASLPNFSFSSSPELPQDEVLSRLLFAKASGSLSAFQAVQLATALAQFSGAGTGVDAFEKMRKALGVDSLDLEAGGSSGPTVGASRYISDNISVGVRTGAKPEQTAVSVGVDVTKNVRVKGETKVDGKSSLGVGVEWEY, encoded by the coding sequence ATGCGCTTTCGTCTGCGCCGCATTCTCGCCTATGCGCTGGGCGCGCTGCTGCTGCTCGCCGTCGCGGGCGCGCTCGCGCTGCGCATGCAAATCCGCGAGGGCAAGAGCTTCCTCGCCGATCTCGTCTCACGCGCCGCCTCCTCGCCCGATATGAAAGTGGATATCGGCGCTTTCGAAGATCCTTTGTCGGCGCATCCGCTGCTGCGCGATATTTCTCTCGCCGATCGGGACGGCGTCTTTGCGAAGATCGACCGAATCGCTCTCGATTGGTCGCCTTCCGCCCTCTTCGCTCTGCGCGTCGATGTGGAGACGCTCGCCATAGGCGCGATCGAGGTCGCCCGCCGTCCGGCGCCCGCGCGCGCAACCGCCGAAACGAGCAAGAGCGGCGGCGGAAGCTTCGCGCTCCCCGATCTTCCCGTGCGAATCCGCCTCGGCCGGCTGGCGCTGGATTCGCTGTCGCTCGGCGAGCCCGTTCTCGGCGCTGCGGCGAAATTCACCGCGAGCGGCGACGCTGCGCTCGACAATGGCGCGCGCCTCGCCTTGGACATTCGCCGGCTGGACGCGCCGGGCTCCATCACCGCGAAAGCCGATATCGCTGCGGACGGGCGCAAGATCACTCTCGCCGTCACGGCGCAGGAGCCCGAGGGCGGCGCCATCGCCCGCCTCGCCGCCCTGCCCGGACTGCCGCCGGTCGATATCGCCCTGACCGGCGAAGGCGGTCTCGACGACTTCGCCGCGCGCCTCGCGGCCCGAGCGGGAGAGAAAATCGGCGCCGAGGGCCGCGCCCATCTCACGCGCGATGGCGCGGCGCGGCGGCTGGAATTCGATCTCGAAAACCGCCTCGCCCCGCTGCTGCCGGCCGCCGCGGCGCCGCTCTTCGAAGGGACGACGCAGCTCGCCGGCGCCGCCAGCTTGCGCGACGATGGCGCGCTCACGGGCGACATCGCCATCCGCAGCCGAACGTCGGCGGATGGCGCGCCGCGCCCGCTCGATCTCGCCATCGCGCTGAAAGGCGTTCCGAAAGACGAGCGGATGAGCGCGACGCTGAGCGGAACGCTCGCCGCGCCGGCGCTCTCCGCGCCCGTGCTGGAAAAGCTGCTCGGTAAGCGGCTGGCGCTCGGCGGCGCGGTCGCTTCGCTTCCGGGCGGCGGCCTGCGCTTCGAGGGCCTGTCGCTGCGCGGCGACCATCTCTCCGCGAAGATCGACGGCGCCGCGATGCGCGAAGCGCTCGATGTCGGCGCGAGGATCGACATCGCCGATCTCGCTCCGGCCGATCCGCGCCTCTCCGGCCGTGTCGAAATCTCGCTGAAGGCGACGGGCTCCTCCGACCGGCCGAACGCCGACTTCGACGCGCGGATCGAAGGCGGCCGCCTCGACGGCCATGCGATTCAAAAGCTCGCGCTCTACGGCTCCGCGCATGATCTCACCGGCGCGCTCTCCGCGACCGCGACGCTCGACGGCGCCATAGACGGCGCCCCGGCGCGCGGAAAATTGAACGCGCGCAAGGACGCCGGCTGGAGGCTCGACAATCTCGATCTCGCGATCGGCCGCGCGACGCTACGCGGCGCCGTCACGCTCGATGCGCAAGGCCTCGCCAACGGGCGGCTCTCGCTCGCCGCGCCCGATCTCGACGATCTCTCCGCGCTGGCCCTGCGCAAGCTCTCCGGCGCGCTGCAGGCGGACATACGCCTCGATGCTTCGCAGGGCGCGCAGAATGCGACGATCGACGCGAAGGGGACGCGCATTCGCGCCGCCGACGCCTCGATAGAACGGCTGAGCGCAACGCTCTCCGGCCACGATCTCCTGCGCAAGCCGGCGCTGGACGGAAGCGTCGCTGTGGATTCGGCCCGCATCGGCGGCAAGACCATTTCCAAGGCGCGCCTCACCGCCGCGCCCGCCGGCGCCGCCACCGCGCTCGATCTCGCCGTCGATGCGGAAGGTTTCGCCATCGCCAGCCGCTCCATGCTGACGCCGGGCGAACGAACGCGGCTCGACATTCAATCGCTCTCCGCGCAGCGCGCCGGCAAGCGCATCGCCCTCGCCGCTCCGGCGAGCGTCACGCTCGGCGGCGGCTCCGTGGAGCTGAAAGGCCTCGCCTTCGCGGTCGGCGCGGGCCGGCTCGACATCGACGGCGCGATCGGCGAGCGGCTCGATCTCACCGCGAGAGCGCGCGCTATTCCGCTCTCCATCGCCGCCATCGCCGACGCCAGCCTCGCGCTCGATGGCGCGCTGGACGCGGAGGCGCGCATCACCGGCGACAAGAAATCGCCGAGCGGTGATTGGAAGATCAAGATCGCCAAGCTCTCCGCGCCGCAATTGCGCAGCAATGGCCTGCCGCCGCTCGACATAGCGGCGCATGGCGCGCTCGCCGGCGCGCGCACGAGTCTCGACGCGAATATCGTGCTCGGCGCCGGCGGGCGCTTCGCCATCACGGGCTCGGCGCCGATCGACGCAGCCGGCGCGCTCGATCTCAAAGTGAAGGGCGAGGCCGACGCCAAGCTCGCCGACACCGCGCTCGCCGCCAATGGCCAGAGCCTGCGCGGCAAGGCCAATGTCGATCTGCGCATCGCCGGCTCGCTCGCCGCGCCGGCGATCGAAGGCGGCGTGACGCTGGCGAACGGCTCCTTCTCCGATCCGCTGAACGGCGTCTATCTCGATCACATAGACGCCAAGCTCGACGGACATGGACGCGAGATCGCCATCACGCGCTTGACCGCGCTCACCAAGAACGGCGGACAGATCGCCGCGACCGGCAATATCGCCGTCGAGCCGCAGGCCGGAATGCCCGGCGCTATTCGTATCAAAGCCAAAAATGCGCAGCTCGTCAGCAGCGATCTCGTCTCCGCCACCGCCGATCTCGATCTGGACATAGGCGGGCCGCTCGCGCGAGCGCCGAAAGTCTCGGGCCGCGTGACGCTGACGACGATGGAGGTCAATGTCCCCGATCGCCTGCCCGCCTCCTTCCAGGCGCCGCGCGGCGCGGTGCATATTTCGCCGCGCGCTTTCGCCAAAGAGATGCTGGCGTTGGAAGCTAAGGAGAAAGCGCGCGCCGCAAAACACTCGCCCTTCGACGCCACCATCGATCTCGCGCTCGCCGCGCCCAATCGCATCTTCGTGCGCGGCCGCGGCATTGACGCGGAATTCGGCGGCGAGTTGAAATTGAGCGGCACGATCCAAAAGCCCGTCGTCAATGGCGCTTTCGATCTGCGCCGCGGCAAGCTGCAATTGCTGACCCAGCGCATCGATCTCACGCGCGGAAAACTGACATTCGCGGGCGGCCTCGTCCCGCAGCTCGATTTCACCGCCGAGACGACAGCGAGCGACGTCACCGCCAAGATCGGCGTCTCCGGCCCCGCCTCGCTGCCGAATTTCTCCTTCTCCTCCTCGCCGGAGCTGCCGCAGGACGAGGTGCTCTCGCGCCTGCTCTTCGCCAAGGCTTCGGGTTCGCTCTCGGCCTTTCAGGCGGTGCAGCTCGCCACCGCGCTTGCGCAATTCTCCGGCGCCGGAACCGGCGTCGACGCATTCGAGAAAATGCGCAAGGCGCTCGGCGTCGATTCGCTCGATCTCGAGGCCGGCGGCTCCAGCGGGCCGACGGTCGGCGCCTCGCGCTATATTTCGGACAATATCAGCGTCGGCGTACGCACGGGCGCCAAGCCCGAGCAGACCGCCGTCAGCGTCGGCGTGGACGTCACCAAGAATGTCCGCGTGAAAGGCGAAACCAAGGTCGACGGCAAATCCTCGCTCGGCGTCGGCGTCGAATGGGAATATTGA
- a CDS encoding TldD/PmbA family protein, producing the protein MLDRLVARAAQLPAYGELRWHANHSSRIMMRKGVLLANGRSRDGGVSARLYHNGAFGFAAAPADDEATLAAVIATAKDNAEFAGGHAASGGLSTTAGSGSYDYRSKRAPLSAEQRVEIVQRLDEAIRARYPGLVNVDISLSSHASEKILANSDGAATSSFVPRAALVVSMSVEANDGIVELYDILGGFGEIEDQSFDEATLAPWLEELHEHLRRKAEGGQCEAGDHDVVLDSALAGILAHEAIGHTCEADLVLAGSVAGDHLGELVASEKITLGDYGGRGPDGKSSFAIHVDDEGTPCRDVAIIEDGVLKNFLHNKRTAQILDAEPAGNARAFSFQDEPLVRMRNTCIAKGNDKLADMIGAIERGYYLKRSTNGQADATSEFMFGVNCGYEIRDGKLGRAIRDTTISGVAFDMLKSVTHVGDDFRWAAGGGWCGKKQPIAVGMGGPSIKCRVTLGGRG; encoded by the coding sequence ATGCTCGACCGGCTCGTCGCGCGCGCAGCGCAATTGCCCGCCTATGGGGAATTACGCTGGCACGCCAATCATTCTTCCCGCATCATGATGCGCAAGGGCGTGTTGCTCGCCAATGGTCGCTCACGCGATGGCGGCGTCTCGGCGCGGCTCTATCACAACGGCGCCTTCGGCTTCGCCGCAGCGCCCGCCGACGACGAAGCGACGCTCGCCGCCGTCATCGCCACGGCCAAGGACAATGCCGAATTCGCCGGCGGTCATGCCGCGAGCGGCGGGCTCTCCACCACGGCCGGAAGCGGAAGCTATGATTATCGCAGCAAGCGCGCGCCGCTCTCGGCGGAGCAGCGCGTGGAGATCGTGCAGCGGCTCGACGAGGCGATCCGCGCCCGCTATCCGGGCCTCGTCAATGTCGACATCTCGCTGTCCAGCCATGCCAGCGAGAAGATCCTCGCCAATAGCGACGGCGCCGCGACCTCTTCCTTCGTGCCGCGCGCGGCGCTCGTCGTCTCCATGAGCGTCGAAGCCAATGATGGAATCGTTGAGCTCTATGACATTCTCGGCGGCTTCGGCGAGATAGAGGATCAGTCCTTCGACGAAGCGACGCTCGCGCCCTGGCTCGAGGAGCTGCACGAGCATTTGCGCCGCAAGGCCGAGGGCGGCCAATGCGAGGCCGGCGATCACGATGTCGTGCTCGATTCCGCGCTCGCCGGCATTCTCGCCCATGAGGCGATCGGCCATACTTGCGAGGCCGATCTCGTGCTCGCGGGCTCGGTCGCCGGCGACCATCTCGGCGAGCTGGTGGCGAGCGAGAAGATCACGCTCGGCGATTATGGCGGACGCGGGCCGGACGGGAAATCCTCCTTCGCCATTCATGTCGACGACGAGGGCACGCCCTGCCGCGATGTGGCGATCATCGAGGACGGCGTGTTGAAAAATTTTCTGCACAATAAGCGCACCGCGCAAATTCTGGACGCCGAGCCCGCCGGCAATGCGCGGGCCTTCTCCTTCCAGGACGAGCCCTTGGTGCGGATGCGCAACACCTGCATCGCCAAGGGAAACGACAAGCTCGCCGATATGATCGGCGCCATAGAGCGCGGCTATTATCTGAAGCGCTCCACCAATGGGCAGGCGGACGCGACGAGCGAATTCATGTTCGGCGTCAATTGCGGCTATGAGATTCGTGACGGCAAGCTCGGCCGCGCCATTCGCGACACGACGATTTCCGGCGTCGCTTTCGACATGTTGAAGAGCGTCACCCATGTCGGCGATGATTTCCGCTGGGCGGCGGGCGGCGGCTGGTGCGGCAAGAAACAGCCGATCGCCGTCGGCATGGGCGGCCCTTCGATCAAATGCCGCGTCACTCTGGGAGGCCGCGGATGA
- a CDS encoding TldD/PmbA family protein, which yields MSAVPSDDFLDQILARAKEAGATAAQALTNRTRYFEIEFDHRNVDLVRSTENETTTITLFRDGKRGGATLNGRRPEEVEAAIQAAATAAAAGVADPANDIADAPSLPPGDHGPAAPDRAAMRAQIDEFLASLPVRHPLLRLRDSLYTFTEQETEFANSRGLRQRERRGRHGYRAMFMAKDGPLTTSFNAVGGSAFAPFASLYEAAGVGRLMAECERSLERRPVAGKFVGDVIVTPHCMTGLMPSIAGALAGPTLLAGSSPYKDKRGERIASPLFSLDNAPRSADFAEGSDFDEFGVPTRDLPIIEDGVLKDFLIGYFFSRKLGMPQTAGVRNSRVRPGETSLSDMIAGVKRGILFSRFSGGAPNDNLDFSGIAKNSFYIEDGEVRHASSETMVSGNFQQLLQDIHAVSKEVVNFGDCAYPFVAASGVTISSK from the coding sequence ATGAGCGCCGTCCCCTCGGATGATTTCCTCGACCAGATTCTCGCCAGAGCGAAAGAGGCCGGCGCCACGGCGGCGCAGGCGCTCACCAATCGCACGCGCTATTTCGAGATAGAGTTCGATCACCGCAACGTCGATCTCGTCCGCTCCACGGAGAACGAGACGACGACGATCACTTTGTTCCGCGATGGAAAACGCGGCGGCGCGACGCTCAACGGCCGCCGGCCGGAGGAGGTGGAGGCCGCGATCCAGGCGGCGGCGACGGCGGCCGCGGCGGGCGTCGCCGATCCCGCCAATGACATCGCCGACGCGCCCTCCCTGCCGCCGGGCGATCACGGCCCCGCCGCGCCGGATCGCGCCGCCATGCGCGCGCAGATCGATGAATTTCTTGCGAGCCTGCCCGTGCGCCATCCGCTGCTGCGCCTGCGCGACAGCCTCTATACGTTTACCGAGCAGGAGACCGAATTCGCCAATTCGCGCGGCCTGCGTCAGCGCGAGCGTCGCGGCCGCCACGGCTATCGCGCCATGTTCATGGCCAAGGACGGACCGCTCACCACCTCTTTCAACGCCGTGGGCGGGAGCGCCTTCGCGCCCTTCGCCTCGCTCTACGAGGCCGCCGGGGTCGGGCGGCTGATGGCGGAATGCGAGCGCTCGCTGGAGCGCCGGCCGGTCGCGGGAAAATTCGTCGGCGATGTGATCGTCACGCCGCATTGCATGACCGGCCTCATGCCGTCGATCGCCGGCGCGCTCGCCGGCCCGACGCTGCTCGCCGGCTCCTCCCCCTATAAGGACAAGCGCGGCGAACGCATCGCCAGTCCGCTGTTCTCGCTCGACAACGCGCCGCGCTCCGCGGATTTCGCGGAAGGCTCGGATTTCGACGAATTCGGCGTGCCCACGCGCGATCTGCCGATCATCGAGGACGGCGTGCTGAAGGATTTCCTCATCGGCTATTTCTTCTCGCGCAAGCTCGGCATGCCGCAGACGGCGGGCGTGCGCAACAGCCGCGTGCGGCCGGGCGAAACGAGCCTTTCCGATATGATCGCAGGCGTGAAGCGCGGAATTTTATTCTCCCGCTTCTCCGGCGGCGCGCCCAACGACAATCTGGATTTTTCTGGAATCGCCAAAAACTCGTTCTATATCGAGGACGGCGAGGTGAGGCACGCCTCGAGCGAGACCATGGTGAGCGGGAATTTCCAACAATTGCTGCAAGATATTCACGCCGTATCGAAAGAGGTCGTGAATTTCGGCGATTGCGCCTATCCGTTCGTCGCCGCCTCGGGCGTGACCATTTCGTCGAAATGA
- the lspA gene encoding signal peptidase II, giving the protein MVYRPWFSGPRFFGLAAVVAALALDQAHKFWMLNVFDIGLRQPIRLTSFLDLVLSWNFGVSYSLLSSQTGATRALLVAFQLSIVGCLAYWLWRAPRRLTAAGLGLVVGGALGNVADRLTRGAVADFFFFHTALPVGPLANYVFNVADAAIFLGVLLLLLESFRAGAPRPTPAAG; this is encoded by the coding sequence TTGGTCTATCGCCCCTGGTTTTCCGGTCCGAGATTTTTCGGCCTCGCGGCGGTCGTGGCCGCCCTGGCGCTCGACCAGGCCCATAAATTCTGGATGCTGAACGTCTTCGACATCGGCCTGCGGCAGCCGATTCGCCTCACTTCCTTTCTCGATCTCGTGCTGTCGTGGAATTTCGGCGTCTCCTATTCGCTGCTCTCCTCACAGACCGGAGCGACGCGCGCGCTGCTGGTGGCGTTCCAATTGTCGATCGTCGGCTGCCTCGCCTATTGGCTGTGGCGGGCGCCGCGGCGGCTGACGGCGGCGGGGCTCGGCCTCGTCGTGGGCGGCGCGCTCGGCAATGTCGCGGACCGGCTCACGCGCGGGGCCGTGGCGGATTTCTTCTTCTTTCACACGGCTTTGCCGGTGGGGCCGCTCGCCAATTACGTGTTCAATGTCGCCGATGCGGCGATTTTTCTCGGCGTCCTGCTGCTGCTGCTCGAGAGCTTTCGCGCCGGCGCCCCGCGACCCACCCCGGCGGCCGGATAG
- a CDS encoding M16 family metallopeptidase — translation MPMTQPGAEAIAADHAASSAVASSAAAKTEAVRAGAAKSESAAAGVVHSRLANGLEIVVIADRRAPVVTHMIWYRNGSADDPLGKSGIAHFLEHLMFKGTHAHPQGEFSNLVSELGGQENAFTSYDYTAYFQRIGKEHLGTLMEFEADRMTNLVLSDEVVGPEREVVLEERRMRTENDPSAQLDEAVQAALFPHHPYGTPIIGWGHEIETLGREDALHYYHRFYTPENAILIVAGDVDFETVRDLAEKTYGRIPASDDAPNRKRPREPEPRAHRLVTLADEKVEQPTHERVFLVPSYTTGAPGAAETLEVLAHVLGGGPSSVLYDSLVVEQKVAVNAGAYYMGSALDDTRFWVFATPGPGVSLEQLDDAIDAALEKFAATEIAEADLKRAKNRLVAEAVYAQDSQVSLARWYGETLATGLAVEDVAAWPERIDAVTAEDIATASRKWLQKRRAVTGFLESEEQDQAKDEAELAA, via the coding sequence ATGCCGATGACACAGCCGGGGGCCGAGGCGATCGCGGCCGATCATGCCGCAAGCTCCGCCGTCGCCAGCTCCGCCGCCGCCAAAACCGAGGCCGTGCGCGCCGGAGCCGCCAAGAGCGAGAGCGCGGCCGCGGGCGTCGTCCATTCGCGTCTCGCCAACGGGCTCGAGATCGTCGTCATCGCCGACCGCCGCGCGCCGGTCGTCACCCATATGATCTGGTATCGCAACGGCTCCGCCGACGATCCGCTCGGCAAGTCGGGAATCGCGCATTTCCTCGAGCATCTGATGTTCAAAGGCACGCACGCCCATCCGCAGGGCGAGTTCTCCAATCTCGTCTCCGAGCTCGGCGGCCAGGAGAACGCCTTCACCAGCTATGACTATACGGCTTATTTCCAGCGCATCGGCAAAGAGCACCTCGGCACGCTGATGGAGTTCGAGGCCGACCGCATGACCAATCTCGTGCTCTCCGACGAGGTGGTGGGGCCGGAGCGCGAAGTCGTGCTCGAGGAGCGCCGCATGCGCACCGAGAACGACCCCTCCGCCCAGCTCGACGAGGCGGTGCAGGCGGCGCTTTTCCCGCACCACCCCTATGGGACGCCGATCATCGGCTGGGGCCATGAGATCGAGACGCTCGGCCGCGAGGACGCGCTTCATTATTATCATCGCTTCTATACGCCCGAGAACGCCATACTGATCGTCGCCGGCGACGTCGACTTCGAGACCGTGCGCGATCTCGCCGAGAAGACCTATGGCCGCATCCCCGCGAGCGACGACGCGCCGAACCGCAAGCGCCCGCGCGAGCCGGAGCCGCGCGCCCATCGGCTGGTGACGCTCGCCGACGAGAAGGTCGAGCAGCCGACGCATGAGCGCGTCTTCCTCGTGCCCTCCTATACGACCGGCGCGCCCGGCGCGGCCGAGACGCTCGAAGTCCTCGCCCATGTGCTGGGCGGCGGCCCGTCGAGCGTGCTCTACGATTCGCTCGTGGTGGAGCAGAAGGTCGCGGTCAACGCCGGCGCCTATTACATGGGCTCGGCGCTGGACGACACGCGCTTCTGGGTCTTCGCCACGCCCGGCCCCGGCGTCTCGCTGGAGCAGCTCGACGACGCCATAGACGCGGCGCTCGAGAAATTCGCGGCGACCGAGATCGCCGAAGCCGATCTGAAGCGCGCCAAGAACCGGCTCGTCGCCGAGGCGGTCTATGCGCAGGACAGCCAAGTGTCGCTCGCCCGCTGGTATGGCGAGACGCTCGCCACCGGCCTCGCGGTGGAGGACGTAGCCGCCTGGCCGGAGCGCATCGACGCGGTCACCGCCGAAGACATAGCGACCGCTTCCCGCAAATGGCTGCAGAAGCGCCGGGCCGTCACCGGCTTCCTCGAGTCCGAAGAGCAGGACCAAGCCAAAGACGAAGCCGAGCTCGCCGCCTGA